A section of the Streptomyces sp. V3I8 genome encodes:
- a CDS encoding ABC transporter permease — protein MLRTALRNVLAHKARLLMTVLAVMLGVAFVSGTLVFTNTISDAYQKSSAKGFDQVDVAVQPEYTEDKGDKLAKEPELTGPLLEKAAGAPGAGNAIGVVSGFTAIAGKDGKLIGGGFQSQGGNYWGDKDPRYPLSSGKRPVGKNQVAIDAETAKRAGYEVGDRIRLSVDGPVLTPTVTAVFTTDDGNVAAGGSLALFDTATAQRLFHKTGTYDEIDVKAAPGTSQTALQANLDKILPKDIVSTTTGQELADQQAVQIEASMSGLKTGLLVFAGIALFVGTFIIANTFTMLVAQRTKELALLRAVGASRKQVTRSVLLEAFLVGAVAAVTGLLAGIGIGAGLRALMGTLDAAVPDGPLVVTPGTVVTSFAVGILITMLAAWLPGRRAARIPPVAAMSSVHAAATTKSLVLRNTLGALFAAAGVAVVLAATTMDGTDGQVPMGFGAVLLIIGVFILTPLLSRPLIASAAPVLRVFGVSGKLARQNSVRNPRRTAATASALMIGLTLITGMTVMAGSLQKSIDEMATSALKADYVVSMANFNSLSPDVGKKLGGTDGVTATSPLRDAPARIEGETEYVTGVNGSTIGDLTDLKIDSGTFEVGGAQVVVDDETAKDHGWKAGSTFSVSYEDDEKQRLTVAGVYEGNEMISGIMLDTATLAPHQTDPRDMQVMVKTAGGPSDATKDSLEKALGDNPAVRVQDKQDVSNEIAQMFTLMLNMLYGLLAMAVIVAVLGVINTLAMSVFERSQEIGMLRAIGLDRKGIKRMVRLESLVISLFGGVLGVGLGVFFGWAAGELVAGKMPTYELVLPYDRMAVFLLLAAVVGVLAALWPARRAARLNMLSAIKSE, from the coding sequence ATGCTCCGTACCGCCCTGCGCAACGTGCTCGCGCACAAGGCCAGGCTCTTGATGACCGTGCTCGCCGTGATGCTGGGCGTGGCGTTCGTCTCCGGCACCCTGGTCTTCACCAACACCATTTCGGACGCCTACCAGAAGAGTTCGGCGAAGGGCTTCGACCAGGTCGACGTCGCCGTCCAGCCGGAGTACACCGAGGACAAGGGCGACAAGCTCGCCAAGGAACCGGAACTGACCGGACCGCTGCTGGAGAAGGCCGCGGGGGCCCCGGGCGCCGGGAACGCCATCGGCGTCGTCAGCGGCTTCACCGCGATCGCCGGCAAGGACGGCAAACTGATCGGCGGCGGCTTCCAGTCGCAGGGCGGCAACTACTGGGGCGACAAGGACCCCCGCTACCCGCTCAGCAGCGGCAAGCGCCCCGTCGGGAAGAACCAGGTCGCGATCGACGCCGAGACGGCGAAGCGCGCCGGCTACGAGGTCGGCGACAGGATACGGCTCTCGGTCGACGGCCCGGTCCTCACCCCCACCGTCACCGCCGTCTTCACCACGGACGACGGCAACGTCGCCGCCGGCGGCAGCCTCGCCCTCTTCGACACGGCCACCGCGCAGCGGCTCTTCCACAAGACCGGCACGTACGACGAGATCGACGTGAAGGCGGCCCCGGGCACCAGCCAGACCGCGCTGCAGGCGAACCTCGACAAGATCCTGCCGAAGGACATCGTGTCCACGACGACCGGCCAGGAACTCGCCGACCAGCAGGCCGTCCAGATCGAGGCGTCGATGAGCGGCCTCAAGACCGGTCTGCTGGTCTTCGCCGGCATCGCCCTGTTCGTCGGCACGTTCATCATCGCGAACACCTTCACCATGCTGGTCGCCCAGCGCACCAAGGAACTGGCGCTGCTGCGCGCGGTCGGCGCCTCCCGCAAGCAGGTCACCCGCTCGGTGCTGCTGGAGGCCTTCCTGGTCGGCGCGGTCGCCGCCGTCACGGGCCTGCTCGCGGGCATCGGCATCGGCGCGGGCCTGCGCGCCCTCATGGGGACCCTGGACGCCGCCGTGCCCGACGGCCCCCTGGTCGTCACCCCCGGCACGGTCGTCACGTCGTTCGCCGTCGGCATCCTCATCACGATGCTGGCCGCCTGGCTGCCGGGCCGCCGCGCCGCCAGGATCCCCCCGGTCGCGGCGATGAGCAGCGTGCACGCCGCGGCGACCACCAAGTCGCTGGTGCTGCGCAACACACTCGGCGCCCTCTTCGCGGCGGCGGGTGTCGCCGTGGTCCTGGCCGCCACGACGATGGACGGCACGGACGGCCAGGTCCCGATGGGCTTCGGCGCGGTCCTGCTGATCATCGGCGTCTTCATCCTCACGCCCCTCCTCTCCCGCCCGCTGATCGCGAGCGCCGCCCCGGTCCTGCGCGTCTTCGGCGTCTCGGGCAAGCTCGCCCGGCAGAACTCCGTACGCAACCCGCGCCGCACCGCGGCCACCGCCTCCGCCCTGATGATCGGTCTGACCCTCATCACCGGCATGACGGTGATGGCGGGCAGCCTGCAGAAGTCGATCGACGAGATGGCCACGTCCGCCCTGAAGGCCGACTACGTGGTCTCCATGGCGAACTTCAACTCCCTGTCGCCCGACGTCGGGAAGAAGCTCGGCGGGACCGACGGCGTCACCGCCACCAGCCCCCTGCGCGACGCGCCCGCGCGCATCGAGGGCGAGACCGAGTACGTCACCGGGGTGAACGGCTCCACGATCGGCGACCTGACCGACCTGAAGATCGACAGCGGTACGTTCGAGGTCGGCGGCGCCCAGGTGGTCGTGGACGACGAGACCGCGAAGGACCACGGCTGGAAGGCCGGCTCGACGTTCTCGGTCTCGTACGAGGACGACGAGAAGCAGCGGCTGACGGTCGCCGGTGTGTACGAGGGCAACGAGATGATCAGCGGCATCATGCTCGACACCGCGACCCTCGCCCCGCACCAGACGGACCCGCGCGACATGCAGGTCATGGTGAAGACCGCCGGCGGTCCGTCCGACGCGACCAAGGACAGCCTGGAGAAGGCGCTCGGCGACAACCCGGCCGTCAGGGTCCAGGACAAGCAGGACGTCTCCAACGAGATCGCGCAGATGTTCACCCTGATGCTGAACATGCTCTACGGCCTGCTGGCGATGGCCGTCATCGTCGCCGTCCTGGGCGTCATCAACACCCTCGCCATGTCCGTCTTCGAGCGGTCGCAGGAGATCGGGATGCTCCGCGCGATCGGCCTGGACCGCAAGGGGATCAAGCGGATGGTCCGCCTGGAGTCCCTGGTCATCTCGCTCTTCGGCGGTGTGCTCGGCGTGGGTCTGGGCGTGTTCTTCGGCTGGGCCGCCGGTGAGCTCGTGGCCGGCAAGATGCCGACGTACGAGCTGGTGCTGCCCTACGACCGGATGGCCGTCTTCCTGCTCCTGGCGGCCGTGGTCGGCGTCCTGGCGGCCCTCTGGCCGGCCCGGCGGGCGGCCCGCCTGAACATGCTGTCGGCGATCAAATCCGAGTAG
- a CDS encoding Ppx/GppA phosphatase family protein — protein MTRVAAVDCGTNSIRLLVADVDPGTGELVELDRRMTIVRLGQGVDRTGRLAPEALDRTFAACREYAGVVEEHGAERVRFVATSASRDAENRDEFVRGVLDILGVEPEVVSGGQEAEFSFAGATRELTGRDDLARPYLVVDIGGGSTEFVVGDDHVRGARSVDIGCVRMTERHLVRDGVVTDPPTEEQIAAIRADIEAALDLVEGSVPLREARTLVGLAGSVTTVSAIAQDLQEYDPEAIHHSRVGLDRVREITARLLTSTHAERSAIPSMHPGRVDVIGAGALVLLAIMERTGAREVVVSEHDILDGIAWSMA, from the coding sequence ATGACTCGCGTCGCCGCCGTCGACTGCGGTACCAACTCCATCCGCCTGCTCGTCGCCGACGTGGACCCCGGGACCGGTGAACTCGTCGAGCTCGACCGCCGCATGACGATCGTCCGCCTGGGACAGGGCGTCGACCGCACGGGGCGCCTCGCCCCCGAGGCCCTGGACCGCACCTTCGCGGCCTGCCGCGAGTACGCCGGGGTGGTCGAGGAGCACGGCGCGGAGCGCGTCCGCTTCGTCGCGACCTCCGCCTCCCGCGACGCCGAGAACCGGGACGAGTTCGTCCGGGGCGTCCTCGACATCCTGGGCGTGGAGCCCGAGGTCGTCTCCGGCGGCCAGGAGGCCGAGTTCTCGTTCGCGGGCGCCACCAGGGAACTGACGGGCCGTGACGACCTGGCCAGGCCCTATCTGGTGGTGGACATCGGCGGCGGTTCCACCGAGTTCGTCGTCGGCGACGACCACGTGCGGGGTGCCCGCTCGGTGGACATCGGCTGCGTACGGATGACGGAACGCCACCTCGTACGGGACGGCGTGGTCACCGACCCGCCGACCGAGGAGCAGATCGCGGCGATCCGCGCCGACATCGAGGCGGCCCTCGACCTCGTCGAGGGGTCCGTGCCGCTGCGCGAGGCCCGCACGCTCGTCGGGCTCGCCGGCTCCGTCACCACCGTCTCGGCGATCGCCCAGGACCTCCAGGAGTACGACCCCGAGGCCATCCACCACTCCCGGGTCGGCCTCGACCGGGTCCGCGAGATCACCGCACGGCTGCTCACCTCCACGCACGCCGAGCGCTCGGCCATCCCCTCGATGCACCCGGGACGTGTGGACGTGATCGGGGCCGGCGCCCTCGTGCTCCTCGCGATCATGGAGCGGACCGGCGCCCGGGAGGTCGTGGTGAGCGAGCACGACATCCTCGACGGCATCGCGTGGTCGATGGCCTGA
- a CDS encoding cyclopropane-fatty-acyl-phospholipid synthase family protein produces the protein MQDAALRLKALMEQLLGAPVPVRIRAWDGSEAGPPGTPVVVVRNRRALRRLLWKPGELGLARAWVSGDLTVDGDLYAVLDAVAELVWERGEDARTLGQALRDPQVRAAVRGLVRLAGAPLPPAPPQEEVRRHSRLSHPHTRRSDRRAISHHYDVGNDFYELVLGPSMVYSCAYWDAPDGTLEDAQRDKLSLVARKLDLKPGMRLLDVGCGWGSMAIHAAREHGVSVVGVTLSQEQAAYARKRVAEEGLTDRIEIRVQDYRDVTDGPYDAISSIGMAEHVGSERYLEYAKDLFALLKPGGRLLNHQIGRRPWRDEAAYEINGFIDAYVFPDGELAPVGETVTQLEGAGFEVRDVESIREHYALTLRRWVANLEARWPDAVRLTGPGRARVWRLYMAASALAFERNRIGVNQVLAVRTPGSGASGMPLRARTWN, from the coding sequence ATGCAGGACGCGGCGCTTCGGCTCAAGGCGCTGATGGAACAGCTGCTCGGAGCCCCGGTCCCGGTACGGATTCGTGCCTGGGACGGTTCGGAGGCAGGACCGCCGGGCACCCCGGTGGTCGTCGTACGCAACCGCCGGGCCCTGCGCCGACTCCTGTGGAAACCGGGGGAGCTGGGCCTCGCGAGAGCCTGGGTCTCCGGCGACCTGACGGTTGACGGCGACCTGTACGCGGTACTGGACGCGGTCGCCGAGCTGGTGTGGGAGCGCGGCGAGGACGCCAGGACCCTCGGCCAGGCCCTGCGCGACCCCCAGGTACGGGCCGCCGTACGCGGGCTCGTACGGCTGGCGGGTGCCCCGCTGCCGCCCGCCCCGCCGCAGGAGGAGGTACGCAGACACTCCCGGCTGTCCCACCCGCACACCAGGCGCAGCGACCGCCGGGCGATCAGTCACCACTACGACGTGGGCAACGACTTCTACGAACTCGTCCTCGGCCCGTCCATGGTCTACTCGTGCGCCTACTGGGACGCCCCGGACGGCACCCTGGAGGACGCCCAGCGCGACAAGCTCTCCCTCGTCGCCCGCAAACTGGACCTGAAGCCCGGTATGCGACTGCTCGACGTCGGGTGCGGCTGGGGTTCCATGGCCATCCACGCCGCCCGCGAACACGGCGTGAGCGTCGTCGGTGTGACGCTGTCGCAGGAGCAGGCCGCGTACGCCCGCAAGCGCGTCGCCGAGGAGGGGCTCACCGACCGGATCGAGATCCGTGTCCAGGACTACCGCGACGTCACCGACGGACCGTACGACGCGATCTCCTCCATCGGCATGGCCGAACACGTCGGCAGCGAACGCTACCTGGAGTACGCCAAGGACCTGTTCGCCCTGCTGAAGCCCGGCGGGCGGCTCCTGAACCACCAGATCGGGCGGCGGCCCTGGCGCGACGAGGCGGCGTACGAGATCAACGGGTTCATCGACGCGTACGTCTTCCCGGACGGGGAGCTCGCGCCGGTCGGCGAGACCGTGACCCAGCTGGAGGGCGCCGGGTTCGAGGTGCGCGACGTCGAGTCGATCCGCGAGCACTACGCGCTGACCCTGCGCCGCTGGGTGGCCAACCTGGAGGCGCGCTGGCCGGACGCCGTCCGCCTCACCGGCCCCGGCCGGGCCCGCGTCTGGCGCCTCTACATGGCCGCCTCGGCGCTCGCCTTCGAACGCAACCGCATCGGCGTCAACCAGGTGCTGGCGGTACGGACGCCCGGCTCGGGCGCCTCGGGCATGCCGCTGCGGGCCCGTACCTGGAACTGA
- a CDS encoding DUF4287 domain-containing protein, translated as MSQLFSAETHRNLLARIPHCTGREISDWLRTVDEGPALHRFEEKVSWLRAEHDLAYGHAKAIIHEYDLRRAARNLR; from the coding sequence ATGTCCCAACTCTTCTCCGCGGAGACCCATCGCAATCTGCTCGCCCGCATCCCCCACTGCACCGGTCGTGAGATCTCCGACTGGCTGCGCACCGTCGACGAAGGCCCCGCTCTCCATCGCTTCGAGGAGAAGGTCAGCTGGCTCCGTGCCGAGCACGACCTCGCGTACGGCCACGCGAAAGCCATCATCCACGAGTACGACCTGAGGAGGGCGGCGCGCAATCTGCGCTGA
- a CDS encoding ABC transporter ATP-binding protein, producing the protein MTTTPLAERTTAVAARATELSKVYGQGETQVVALDQVSVDFRQAEFTAIMGPSGSGKSTLMHCVAGLDSFSSGSVRIGETELGSLKDKQLTKLRRDKIGFIFQAFNLLPTLTALENITLPMDIAGRKPDKQWLETVIAMVGLADRLSHRPSQLSGGQQQRVAVARALASRPDIIFGDEPTGNLDSRSGAEVLGFLRNSVRELGQTVVMVTHDPVAAAYADRVVFLADGRVVDEVHAPTADAVLDRMKRFDAKGRTS; encoded by the coding sequence GTGACCACCACTCCCCTCGCCGAACGGACCACCGCGGTGGCCGCCCGTGCCACGGAACTCTCGAAGGTCTACGGCCAGGGGGAGACCCAGGTGGTCGCTCTGGACCAGGTCTCCGTCGACTTCCGGCAGGCCGAGTTCACCGCGATCATGGGACCGTCGGGGTCCGGCAAGTCCACGCTGATGCACTGCGTCGCGGGGCTGGACAGCTTCTCCTCCGGCTCGGTCCGTATCGGTGAGACCGAGCTCGGGTCCCTCAAGGACAAGCAGCTCACCAAGTTGCGCCGGGACAAGATCGGCTTCATCTTCCAGGCGTTCAACCTGCTGCCGACGCTGACCGCCCTGGAGAACATCACCCTCCCGATGGACATCGCGGGCCGCAAACCGGACAAGCAGTGGCTGGAGACGGTGATCGCGATGGTGGGCCTCGCCGACCGGCTCTCGCACCGGCCCTCGCAGCTCTCCGGAGGGCAGCAGCAGCGGGTCGCCGTGGCGCGGGCGCTGGCGTCCCGCCCGGACATCATCTTCGGCGACGAGCCCACCGGGAACCTGGACTCGCGGTCGGGGGCGGAGGTGCTGGGGTTCCTGCGCAACTCCGTGCGGGAGCTGGGGCAGACCGTGGTCATGGTGACCCACGACCCGGTCGCGGCGGCGTACGCGGACCGGGTGGTCTTCCTCGCCGACGGGCGGGTGGTGGACGAGGTGCACGCGCCCACGGCCGACGCGGTGCTGGACCGCATGAAGCGGTTCGACGCGAAGGGCCGCACCAGCTAG
- a CDS encoding Bax inhibitor-1/YccA family protein, which translates to MRSSNPVFSRRGFSRDNGYAGFNAAPQAGGPAVGTQGNPYAQGAPGAPQSGTPYAQNPYAQNPYAQQDLQHGAPPQAPPAAGRMTMDDVVTRTAMTLGTVTVGAVLAWVLLPVSSSSYGLAIGSALIAMVFALVQAFKRKASPALILAYAAFEGVFLGVISEMFNSRWSGAPFQAVLGTLAVSGATLLVYRAGWIRVTARYARIGMAIAIAFVLVMAVNLLLVVFGVADDGGLRSMGPLGAIVGILAIVLGAFFLTLDFKQIEDGIAYGAPRDESWLAAFGLTMSLVWIYLEMLRLVAIFSGND; encoded by the coding sequence ATGAGGAGCAGCAACCCGGTCTTCTCGCGACGGGGGTTCAGCCGCGACAACGGCTACGCGGGCTTCAACGCGGCGCCGCAGGCCGGGGGCCCCGCTGTCGGAACGCAGGGGAACCCTTACGCACAGGGTGCCCCGGGCGCCCCGCAGAGCGGTACCCCGTACGCGCAGAATCCTTACGCCCAGAACCCGTACGCCCAGCAGGACCTGCAGCACGGCGCACCGCCGCAGGCCCCGCCCGCCGCCGGCCGCATGACGATGGACGACGTCGTCACCCGGACGGCCATGACCCTCGGCACCGTCACCGTCGGTGCCGTTCTCGCCTGGGTCCTGCTGCCCGTCTCGTCGAGCAGCTACGGCCTGGCCATCGGCTCGGCGCTCATCGCGATGGTCTTCGCGCTGGTCCAGGCCTTCAAGCGCAAGGCCTCGCCCGCGCTGATCCTGGCGTACGCCGCCTTCGAGGGCGTCTTCCTCGGCGTGATCAGCGAGATGTTCAACAGCAGGTGGTCCGGCGCGCCCTTCCAGGCCGTGCTCGGCACGCTGGCCGTCTCCGGCGCCACCCTGCTCGTCTACCGGGCGGGCTGGATCCGCGTCACCGCGCGGTACGCGCGCATCGGTATGGCCATCGCGATCGCCTTCGTGCTGGTCATGGCGGTCAACCTGCTGCTGGTCGTCTTCGGTGTCGCCGACGACGGCGGACTGCGCAGCATGGGCCCGCTCGGCGCGATCGTCGGCATCCTGGCGATCGTCCTGGGTGCCTTCTTCCTGACGCTGGACTTCAAGCAGATCGAGGACGGCATCGCCTACGGCGCGCCGCGCGACGAGTCCTGGCTGGCCGCGTTCGGCCTGACCATGAGCCTCGTCTGGATCTACCTGGAGATGCTGCGGCTGGTCGCCATCTTCAGCGGCAACGACTAG
- a CDS encoding NAD(P)/FAD-dependent oxidoreductase translates to MSTTERPRILVVGGGYVGLYAARRILKKMRYGEATVTVVDPRSYMTYQPFLPEAAAGSISPRHVVVPLRRVLPKAEVLTGRVTTIDQDRKVATIAPLVGEAYELPFDYLVIAMGAVSRTFPIPGLAEQGIGMKGIEEAIGLRNHVLEQLDKADSTTDEDVRRKALTFVFVGGGFAGAETIGEVEDMARDAAKYYTNVSREDMRFILVDAADKILPEVGPKLGQYGKEHLEGRGVEVYLSTSMDSCVDGHVVLKNGLEVDSSTIVWTAGVKPNPVLSRFGLPLGPRGHVDTATTLQVQGTDYVWAAGDNAQVPDLVGRKAGNENAWCPPNAQHALRQARVLGDNVISGMRGFPQKEYSHANKGAVAGLGLHKGVAFIVMGKMKIKLKGRLAWYMHRGYHGLAMPTWNRKIRVFADWTLAVFLKREVVSLGAIETPREEFYEAAKPAPAPAAVAKTEEKAKAS, encoded by the coding sequence ATGAGCACCACGGAGCGTCCCAGGATCCTCGTAGTAGGCGGTGGGTACGTAGGCCTGTACGCAGCTCGGCGCATCCTCAAGAAGATGCGCTACGGCGAGGCGACCGTCACGGTCGTCGACCCCCGGTCGTACATGACCTACCAGCCCTTCCTCCCCGAAGCCGCCGCCGGCAGCATTTCGCCGCGGCACGTCGTCGTCCCGCTGCGGCGCGTGCTGCCCAAGGCGGAAGTCCTCACCGGCCGGGTCACCACCATCGACCAGGACCGCAAGGTCGCCACGATCGCCCCCCTCGTGGGCGAGGCGTACGAGCTGCCCTTCGACTACCTCGTCATCGCGATGGGCGCGGTCTCGCGCACCTTCCCGATCCCCGGCCTCGCCGAGCAGGGCATCGGCATGAAGGGCATCGAGGAGGCCATCGGCCTGCGCAACCACGTGCTCGAGCAGCTCGACAAGGCCGACTCCACGACCGACGAGGACGTCCGCCGCAAGGCGTTGACCTTCGTCTTCGTGGGCGGTGGCTTCGCCGGTGCGGAGACCATCGGTGAGGTCGAGGACATGGCCCGGGACGCCGCGAAGTACTACACCAACGTCTCCCGCGAGGACATGCGCTTCATCCTCGTCGACGCCGCGGACAAGATCCTGCCCGAGGTCGGCCCCAAGCTCGGCCAGTACGGCAAGGAGCACCTCGAGGGCCGCGGGGTCGAGGTCTACCTCTCCACCTCGATGGACTCCTGCGTCGACGGCCACGTGGTCCTGAAGAACGGCCTGGAGGTCGACTCCAGCACCATCGTGTGGACAGCCGGCGTCAAGCCGAACCCGGTGCTCTCCCGCTTCGGCCTGCCGCTCGGTCCGCGTGGTCACGTGGACACCGCCACCACCCTCCAGGTGCAGGGCACGGACTACGTCTGGGCCGCCGGCGACAACGCCCAGGTGCCTGACCTCGTCGGCCGCAAGGCCGGCAACGAGAACGCCTGGTGCCCGCCGAACGCCCAGCACGCGCTGCGGCAGGCGAGGGTCCTCGGCGACAACGTGATCTCCGGTATGCGGGGCTTCCCGCAGAAGGAGTACAGCCACGCCAACAAGGGTGCGGTCGCCGGGCTCGGGCTGCACAAGGGCGTCGCGTTCATCGTCATGGGCAAGATGAAGATCAAGCTCAAGGGGCGGCTGGCCTGGTACATGCACCGTGGCTACCACGGGCTCGCCATGCCGACGTGGAACCGGAAGATCCGGGTGTTCGCCGACTGGACGCTCGCGGTGTTCCTGAAGCGTGAGGTCGTCTCGCTCGGGGCGATCGAGACTCCGCGCGAGGAGTTCTACGAGGCCGCGAAGCCGGCGCCGGCTCCGGCCGCCGTCGCGAAGACGGAGGAGAAGGCCAAGGCCTCCTGA
- a CDS encoding acetyl-CoA C-acetyltransferase, whose translation MPEAVIVSTARSPIGRAGKGSLKDLRPDDLTATIIQAALAKVPELDPKDIEDLMLGCGLPGGEQGNNLGRIVAVQMGMDHLPGCTITRYCSSSLQTTRMALHAIKAGEGDVFISAGVEMVSRFAKGSSDSLPDTRNPFFAQAQARTAEVAASEGASWHDPREDGLVPDAYIAMGQTAENLARIKGVTRQDMDEFGVRSQNLAEEAIKNGFWEREITPVTTPDGTVVGKDDGPRAGVTLDGVQGLKPVFRPDGMVTAGNCCPLNDGAAALVIMSDTKARELGLTPLARIVSTGVTGLSPEIMGLGPVEASKQALSRAGLSVADIDLFEINEAFAAQVIPSYRDLGIPLEKLNVNGGAIAVGHPFGMTGARITGTLINSLQFHDKQFGLETMCVGGGQGMAMVLERLS comes from the coding sequence ATGCCCGAAGCCGTGATCGTCTCGACCGCCCGCTCCCCCATCGGCCGCGCAGGCAAGGGCTCCCTCAAGGACCTGCGCCCCGACGACCTCACCGCCACCATCATCCAGGCGGCCCTCGCCAAGGTCCCGGAGCTCGATCCGAAGGACATCGAGGACCTGATGCTCGGCTGCGGCCTCCCCGGCGGCGAGCAAGGCAACAACCTCGGACGCATCGTCGCCGTGCAGATGGGGATGGACCACCTCCCCGGCTGCACGATCACCCGCTACTGTTCCTCCTCGCTCCAGACGACCCGCATGGCCCTGCACGCCATCAAGGCCGGCGAGGGCGACGTCTTCATCTCGGCGGGCGTGGAGATGGTCTCGCGCTTCGCCAAGGGCAGCTCCGACAGCCTTCCGGACACCCGCAACCCGTTCTTCGCCCAGGCGCAGGCCCGCACCGCGGAGGTCGCCGCGAGCGAGGGCGCGTCCTGGCACGACCCGCGCGAGGACGGCCTCGTCCCGGACGCGTACATCGCGATGGGCCAGACCGCGGAGAACCTCGCCCGCATCAAGGGCGTCACCCGCCAGGACATGGACGAGTTCGGCGTCCGCTCGCAGAACCTCGCCGAGGAGGCCATCAAGAACGGCTTCTGGGAGCGCGAGATCACCCCGGTGACGACGCCGGACGGCACGGTCGTCGGCAAGGACGACGGTCCGCGCGCCGGCGTCACCCTGGACGGCGTCCAGGGCCTCAAGCCCGTCTTCCGCCCCGACGGCATGGTCACGGCCGGCAACTGCTGCCCCCTGAACGACGGCGCCGCCGCCCTGGTGATCATGTCCGACACGAAGGCCCGCGAGCTCGGCCTGACCCCGCTGGCCCGGATCGTCTCGACCGGCGTCACCGGGCTCTCCCCCGAGATCATGGGCCTCGGCCCGGTGGAGGCGTCGAAGCAGGCGCTCTCCCGCGCCGGCCTGAGCGTCGCCGACATCGACCTCTTCGAGATCAACGAGGCGTTCGCCGCCCAGGTGATCCCCTCCTACCGCGACCTCGGGATCCCGCTGGAGAAGCTGAACGTGAACGGCGGCGCCATCGCGGTCGGCCACCCCTTCGGCATGACCGGCGCCCGCATCACCGGCACGCTCATCAATTCCCTCCAGTTCCACGACAAGCAGTTCGGCCTGGAGACGATGTGCGTGGGCGGCGGCCAGGGCATGGCGATGGTCCTGGAGCGCCTGAGCTAG
- a CDS encoding 4-hydroxybenzoate 3-monooxygenase, which translates to MRTTVGIIGAGPAGLLLARLLHNAGIDSVVLESRDRTYVEQRQRAGILEQGTVDVLRAAGAGERMDREGLRHDGIELRFARRRHRVDFPALTGGRSVMVYAQTEVCKDLIALQLKEGGPLLFGAEALAVEGAGTDSPRVRFRRDGREEVLECAYVVGCDGSYGVARRAIPGELTRVYERTYPFGWLGILADVPPSHDELVYARHERGFALLSMRSPAVSRLYLQVPAGTDAGTWSDGEIWDELERRFETADDWRLERGAVTAKSVTPMRSHVHEPMRHGRLFLAGDAAHIVPPTGAKGLNLAVGDVVTFARALAHRTATGSDALLDAYSQTCLRRVWQAERFSYEMTTMLHRAPDATPFEDRIQLARLERLAGSRAAEQDLAEGYTGFALE; encoded by the coding sequence ATGCGTACCACCGTCGGGATCATCGGAGCAGGACCGGCCGGTCTGCTGCTGGCGAGGCTGCTGCACAACGCGGGGATCGACTCCGTCGTGCTGGAGAGCCGTGACCGGACGTACGTGGAGCAGCGCCAGCGCGCCGGGATCCTGGAGCAGGGGACCGTGGACGTCCTGCGCGCGGCCGGCGCCGGTGAGCGCATGGACCGGGAGGGGCTGCGCCACGACGGCATCGAACTGCGGTTCGCGCGCAGGCGCCACCGGGTCGACTTCCCCGCCCTCACCGGCGGCCGGTCGGTGATGGTCTACGCCCAGACCGAGGTGTGCAAGGACCTCATCGCGCTGCAGCTCAAGGAGGGCGGACCGCTGCTCTTCGGGGCGGAGGCGCTGGCCGTCGAGGGGGCCGGCACCGACAGCCCCCGGGTGCGCTTTCGCCGCGACGGGCGCGAGGAGGTGCTGGAGTGCGCGTACGTCGTCGGGTGCGACGGCTCCTACGGGGTGGCCCGCCGTGCGATCCCCGGGGAGCTCACCCGGGTCTACGAGCGGACGTACCCCTTCGGGTGGCTGGGGATCCTCGCCGACGTGCCGCCGTCGCACGACGAGCTCGTCTACGCCCGGCACGAGCGCGGCTTCGCCCTGCTGTCCATGCGCTCGCCCGCTGTCTCACGGCTCTACCTGCAGGTGCCGGCGGGCACGGACGCCGGGACGTGGAGCGACGGGGAGATCTGGGACGAGCTGGAGCGCCGGTTCGAGACGGCCGACGACTGGCGGCTGGAACGGGGCGCCGTCACCGCCAAGTCCGTCACGCCCATGCGCAGCCACGTGCACGAGCCGATGCGGCACGGACGGCTCTTCCTGGCCGGGGACGCTGCCCACATCGTGCCGCCGACGGGCGCCAAGGGGCTGAACCTCGCGGTCGGGGACGTGGTGACCTTCGCGCGGGCGCTGGCGCACCGGACCGCGACCGGCTCCGACGCGCTGCTCGACGCCTACTCGCAGACCTGCCTGCGCCGTGTCTGGCAGGCCGAGCGGTTCTCGTACGAGATGACCACCATGCTGCACCGCGCGCCGGACGCGACGCCCTTCGAGGACCGGATCCAGCTGGCCCGGCTCGAACGGCTCGCCGGCTCGCGCGCCGCCGAACAGGACCTCGCCGAGGGGTACACGGGCTTCGCCCTGGAGTGA